In the Leptospira selangorensis genome, one interval contains:
- a CDS encoding AraC family transcriptional regulator has protein sequence MISQITDILHLFCLSNLIFIIGLLGWRYIYDFRIRIAGGFSFGIICYIILSLDPDLKIPYSIRVFLFAGLISLPFFFWMISLAIFEDHFEIKFWYWLLLLGKVGVSALSVYPVLDLINMRGPIVSETVLAHIIIPTLLSLGFVVAAIIRIYSGRKDDLIETRRRLREVHILMTGSVITFNMFSHLILRGKVLSEILDLANVVFAWGLILAFMYLVFELKEGLVDPRPEESGDKEEKAVYADPALKKKLVSAFEETKLYRKEGLTIGQLAEDLEVQEYKLRRLINQAMGFRNFPDFLNRYRIQEACEILLDSGKDEIPIIRVAMDLGYQSLGPFNRAFKELTGVTPTEFRRNRGRDESLKSTADFEIS, from the coding sequence TTGATCTCGCAGATCACGGACATATTACATTTATTCTGTCTTTCGAATCTAATCTTCATTATAGGACTTTTAGGATGGAGGTACATTTACGATTTTAGGATACGTATCGCCGGAGGGTTCTCATTCGGGATCATATGTTATATCATTCTTTCCTTGGATCCTGATTTAAAAATCCCTTATTCTATTCGCGTATTTTTATTTGCAGGTCTTATCAGTTTACCTTTTTTCTTTTGGATGATCAGTCTCGCAATCTTCGAAGATCATTTCGAGATCAAATTTTGGTATTGGCTTTTACTTCTCGGTAAGGTAGGAGTCTCTGCGTTGTCTGTTTATCCTGTATTGGATCTGATCAACATGAGAGGGCCTATTGTTTCAGAAACTGTTCTTGCCCATATCATCATTCCAACTCTTCTGTCCTTGGGTTTCGTTGTGGCCGCAATCATTCGTATCTATTCAGGACGAAAGGATGACTTAATCGAGACAAGAAGAAGATTACGTGAAGTCCATATACTGATGACCGGAAGTGTAATCACTTTTAATATGTTTTCTCACTTGATCCTAAGGGGTAAGGTCTTATCTGAAATTTTAGATTTAGCGAATGTGGTCTTTGCCTGGGGACTTATACTTGCGTTTATGTATTTAGTCTTCGAGCTGAAAGAAGGTCTCGTCGATCCAAGACCGGAAGAGTCAGGGGACAAAGAAGAAAAAGCCGTATATGCCGACCCGGCATTGAAGAAAAAATTAGTCTCGGCGTTCGAAGAAACCAAACTTTATAGAAAGGAAGGCCTGACAATCGGGCAGCTTGCAGAAGATTTAGAAGTACAGGAATATAAACTCAGAAGGTTAATCAACCAAGCAATGGGTTTTAGAAATTTTCCAGACTTCTTAAATCGTTATAGGATCCAAGAAGCCTGCGAGATACTTCTGGATTCGGGAAAGGACGAAATTCCTATCATTCGGGTCGCCATGGATCTAGGTTACCAATCCTTGGGACCATTTAATCGCGCATTTAAAGAACTTACTGGAGTTACTCCGACAGAATTCCGCCGCAATCGTGGTAGGGACGAATCCTTAAAAAGTACCG
- the purB gene encoding adenylosuccinate lyase, which translates to MIDRYSNPEISKIWELENKFDIWKEIEILATEARMKKGEVPKEDFEEIRSKARFNVDEILEIESKVHHDVIAFLTNMNSYIGPAGRHVHYGLTSSDIGDTALCVQMVQAMDLILKKTDQLIEAIKEKAIQYRDLPCIGRSHGIHAEPMTLGLKFALFYEEMKRNRVRMALAKEEVAVGKLSGAVGTYSNIEPDIEEYVCEKLGLKPDPIATQVVSRDRHAAYMSALGVTAASLDRFATEVRLLQKTEGREVEEPFSPGQKGSSAMPHKRNPVICERISGISRVIRSNVSTALQNVALWHERDISHSSAERIVVPDSTIALEYILDKMLFVVKNLHVYPDAIERTLGTTRGLIFSQKVLLHLIEKGGMTREDAYAIVQGHAMAVWADISQNLKTRLAEDPKVQKVLKPGDLDSIFQISPYLDKVGLIYKRLGLE; encoded by the coding sequence ATGATTGATCGGTATTCGAATCCTGAGATCTCTAAAATTTGGGAATTGGAGAACAAATTCGATATTTGGAAAGAAATCGAAATATTGGCCACCGAAGCCCGGATGAAAAAAGGTGAGGTTCCTAAAGAAGACTTCGAAGAGATCCGTTCCAAAGCAAGATTTAATGTGGATGAAATTTTGGAAATTGAATCCAAGGTCCACCATGACGTTATCGCATTCTTAACTAATATGAATTCTTATATCGGGCCTGCAGGTCGCCATGTGCATTACGGCCTCACTTCTTCCGATATTGGAGACACCGCACTTTGTGTGCAGATGGTCCAAGCAATGGATCTGATCTTGAAAAAAACGGATCAGTTGATCGAAGCGATCAAGGAGAAGGCGATCCAATACAGGGATCTTCCTTGTATAGGTAGATCTCACGGTATCCATGCGGAGCCGATGACTCTCGGTTTGAAGTTCGCATTATTCTATGAAGAAATGAAACGAAACAGGGTGCGTATGGCCCTGGCAAAAGAAGAAGTTGCCGTAGGAAAATTATCCGGAGCAGTCGGAACTTATTCCAATATCGAACCGGACATTGAAGAATATGTTTGCGAGAAGTTAGGGCTTAAACCTGATCCGATCGCGACCCAGGTGGTTTCAAGAGATAGACATGCTGCTTATATGTCCGCGTTAGGCGTAACTGCTGCGAGTTTGGATCGTTTTGCAACTGAAGTTCGCCTTCTTCAAAAAACGGAAGGTAGAGAAGTAGAAGAACCTTTTTCGCCGGGTCAAAAAGGATCTTCTGCAATGCCTCATAAAAGAAATCCTGTGATTTGTGAAAGGATCTCCGGAATCTCCAGAGTGATTCGTTCTAATGTCTCCACTGCTTTACAAAACGTGGCTTTATGGCATGAAAGGGATATTTCCCATTCTTCTGCAGAAAGGATCGTAGTTCCTGATTCCACAATCGCTCTAGAATATATTCTGGATAAAATGTTATTCGTAGTAAAAAATCTGCATGTCTATCCTGATGCGATCGAACGGACTTTGGGAACCACAAGAGGTTTGATCTTCTCCCAAAAGGTTCTTCTCCACTTGATCGAAAAAGGTGGGATGACCAGAGAAGACGCGTATGCAATCGTGCAAGGTCATGCGATGGCAGTTTGGGCGGATATTTCCCAAAACCTTAAGACAAGACTTGCGGAGGACCCTAAGGTGCAGAAGGTTCTGAAACCTGGAGATCTGGATTCTATCTTCCAAATTTCTCCTTATTTAGATAAAGTCGGGCTGATCTATAAAAGACTCGGTTTGGAGTAA
- a CDS encoding extracellular solute-binding protein, whose translation MNLALKNSKLLNICYFTLLLSVITFVSSGCKEKEEVQISVATEDLPWEGDPNSIPEALRKPNPSSSPNAKRGGIFRIYSHQYPKSLNWYLENFSTTAEIFGQMFEPLLERHPITLEPLPKLASSWKISSDKKTFTFNLDKNAKWSDGKPITAKDVLYTYEIIMNKKNNTALHRIDLSRFEAPKLVNEHEVEFTQKEIHWKNFEFIAYEFFILPEHYYNGKDFNKENFEFPVISGPYELQSAKKGIYVKMKRRNDYWMRAYPFYKGTDNFDTLIFKVFNDDAVAFQAFKKGDIDLYPVYKAATWVQDTTGEPFDKNYIVKQKIYNDKKSGFQGWAFNMRRKPFDDVRIRKAIAHLVNRKLMVDKLAFGEYQLTDSYYGSVWEEGQLPNPAIDYDPEIAKKLFAEAGWKPNAKGFLEKDGQQFVIHILERDRSVEKYFTLFMERVKELGIQVTIESTDLANWSERMDKYDFDVTWAAWGAGSSFPDPEHHWDSKYANENGQNNYNGFKNPDIDKLIEQQKTEFDIKKRTEILKKIDKILTKEVPYVLLWGIKSTRVLYWNRFGTPENPLARYSGEGAAKSLWWIDEEKDKALENSKKNKTALPTYKRDLYYHSK comes from the coding sequence TTGAACCTTGCTCTAAAAAATTCCAAACTCCTAAACATTTGCTATTTTACACTTTTATTATCCGTAATTACGTTCGTTTCAAGCGGCTGTAAAGAGAAGGAAGAAGTCCAAATTTCAGTGGCGACTGAAGATCTTCCTTGGGAGGGAGATCCTAATAGTATCCCGGAAGCATTGAGAAAGCCGAATCCGTCTTCTTCTCCTAACGCAAAAAGGGGAGGGATATTTAGGATCTATAGCCATCAGTATCCTAAATCTTTGAATTGGTATTTGGAAAATTTTTCCACTACCGCCGAGATCTTTGGTCAGATGTTCGAGCCACTTTTAGAAAGACATCCGATTACATTGGAACCTCTTCCTAAACTTGCTTCTTCTTGGAAGATCTCTTCCGATAAAAAAACTTTTACATTCAATTTGGATAAAAACGCCAAATGGAGCGATGGTAAACCTATTACCGCTAAAGACGTATTATACACTTATGAAATCATCATGAATAAGAAAAATAATACCGCACTTCATAGGATCGACCTTTCTCGTTTCGAAGCTCCAAAGTTAGTGAATGAACACGAAGTTGAATTTACTCAAAAAGAGATCCATTGGAAAAACTTCGAATTTATCGCATATGAGTTCTTTATTCTTCCGGAACATTATTATAACGGAAAGGACTTTAATAAGGAAAATTTCGAGTTCCCTGTAATCTCCGGTCCTTATGAATTGCAGTCCGCGAAAAAAGGCATCTATGTGAAGATGAAACGTAGGAATGACTATTGGATGAGGGCTTATCCTTTTTATAAAGGAACTGACAACTTCGATACTCTCATCTTTAAAGTATTTAACGATGACGCGGTGGCATTCCAAGCATTCAAAAAAGGTGATATAGATCTATATCCTGTGTATAAGGCTGCGACTTGGGTCCAGGATACAACGGGAGAACCTTTCGATAAGAATTATATCGTAAAACAAAAGATCTATAACGATAAAAAATCGGGCTTCCAGGGTTGGGCATTCAATATGAGAAGAAAACCTTTCGACGATGTTCGTATTAGAAAGGCGATCGCTCATTTGGTGAATCGAAAACTTATGGTGGATAAACTTGCATTCGGAGAATATCAGCTCACTGATTCTTATTACGGTTCCGTATGGGAAGAAGGGCAATTGCCGAATCCTGCGATCGACTATGATCCAGAAATTGCCAAAAAACTTTTTGCTGAGGCAGGATGGAAACCGAATGCAAAAGGTTTCCTGGAAAAAGACGGGCAACAATTCGTGATACATATCCTGGAAAGGGATAGAAGTGTGGAAAAATATTTTACTCTATTCATGGAAAGAGTGAAAGAGTTGGGTATCCAAGTCACGATCGAGAGCACTGACCTTGCGAACTGGTCCGAAAGAATGGACAAGTATGATTTTGATGTTACCTGGGCGGCTTGGGGTGCAGGAAGTTCTTTCCCGGATCCGGAACATCATTGGGATTCCAAATACGCGAATGAGAACGGACAAAATAATTATAATGGTTTCAAAAATCCGGATATAGACAAACTCATTGAGCAGCAAAAAACGGAATTCGATATTAAAAAAAGAACGGAAATCTTAAAGAAGATAGATAAGATCTTAACTAAAGAAGTTCCTTACGTTCTTCTTTGGGGAATTAAATCTACAAGAGTCCTTTATTGGAATAGATTCGGAACTCCTGAAAATCCACTCGCCAGATATTCTGGAGAAGGTGCTGCTAAGTCTTTATGGTGGATCGATGAGGAAAAAGATAAGGCTTTGGAAAATTCTAAGAAGAATAAGACAGCTCTCCCTACTTACAAAAGAGACTTGTACTATCATTCCAAATAA